A window of Natrinema versiforme contains these coding sequences:
- a CDS encoding cytochrome C oxidase subunit IV family protein, producing MASLRTYTLIYVALILLATGKFVFFHFPEIFDYQMAVGGTMILAAIKVSLIAGYFQHLKDEPRSITYLMLTAVFMVFLLTLAAGYSIQ from the coding sequence ATGGCGAGTCTCCGGACGTACACCCTGATTTACGTGGCATTGATACTGTTAGCGACAGGGAAGTTCGTCTTCTTCCACTTCCCCGAAATCTTCGACTACCAGATGGCAGTCGGCGGGACGATGATTCTCGCGGCCATCAAGGTCTCACTGATCGCCGGCTACTTCCAGCACCTGAAAGACGAGCCCCGGTCGATCACCTATCTGATGCTCACTGCGGTGTTCATGGTGTTCCTGCTGACCCTCGCCGCAGGGTACTCGATCCAGTAG
- a CDS encoding uracil-DNA glycosylase family protein, translated as MTDQPSTDWEFEAVFVDALEAVPDDQYDPEQFVPGVGPLSADVMLVGEAPGGQEVKQGEPFVGQAGSQLDRALESIGYDRRDCYITNLVKVRPPENRDPHVDEIEAWWPVLDAEIDRVDPAVLVPMGSFATAEILDTDETITDLHGREFEDDGRIVVPSFHPAAALYDRSKVDAIESDLSTALELA; from the coding sequence ATGACCGACCAGCCATCGACCGACTGGGAGTTCGAGGCAGTGTTCGTGGACGCACTCGAGGCGGTGCCGGACGACCAGTACGATCCCGAGCAGTTCGTCCCCGGCGTCGGGCCGCTGTCGGCGGACGTGATGCTCGTCGGTGAGGCACCCGGCGGCCAGGAAGTGAAACAAGGCGAGCCCTTCGTCGGCCAAGCCGGTTCGCAACTGGATCGGGCCCTCGAGTCGATTGGATACGATCGGCGGGACTGTTACATTACCAATCTCGTCAAGGTGCGACCGCCGGAGAACCGCGATCCGCACGTCGACGAGATCGAGGCCTGGTGGCCGGTGTTAGACGCCGAGATCGACCGCGTCGATCCGGCCGTCCTCGTGCCGATGGGGAGTTTCGCGACGGCCGAGATCCTCGATACCGACGAGACGATCACCGATCTGCACGGCCGGGAGTTCGAGGACGACGGTCGGATCGTCGTCCCGTCGTTCCACCCGGCGGCGGCGCTGTACGACCGCAGCAAGGTCGACGCCATCGAGTCGGATCTGTCGACGGCCCTCGAGTTGGCGTAG
- the secY gene encoding preprotein translocase subunit SecY: MGWKEAAEPVLTRMPAVRRPEGHVPFKRKLMWTAGILMLYFFLTNITLFGMQSGGATDLFGEFRAILAGSQGSVLQVGIGPIVTASIVLQLLGGANLLGLDTDDPRDQVLYQGLQKLLVVMMVILTGLPMVFAGGFLPAQQSLQLGGFMLDQTGVQMLMFAQIFVGGVLILYMDEVVSKWGVGSGIGLFIIAGVSQRLVTGLVQPSQGGFFFDWYRILTGQVEVGSLISTSGLQTLLINDGHIIALLTTVLIFGIVVYAESVRVEIPLSHARVKGARGRFPVKLIYASVLPMILVRAVQANVQFMGQIMNSQWAGMPSWLGTYSQQGQPTGGFFYYVAPIYSPEDWMWFSANVAQEWWQVMIRIGIDVTFMVVGGAIFAIFWVETTDMGPESTAKQIQNSGMQIPGFRQNVGVIEKVMERYIPQVTVIGGALVGLLAVWANMLGTIGGVSGTGLLLAVSITYKLYEEIAEEQMMEMHPMMRQMFGGE; this comes from the coding sequence ATGGGATGGAAGGAAGCCGCTGAACCGGTCCTAACGCGGATGCCAGCAGTGCGCCGTCCGGAGGGGCACGTCCCCTTCAAGCGGAAGCTGATGTGGACGGCCGGCATCCTCATGTTGTACTTCTTCCTGACGAACATCACGCTGTTCGGTATGCAGTCCGGCGGGGCGACCGACCTCTTCGGCGAGTTCCGTGCGATCCTCGCCGGCTCGCAGGGGTCGGTGTTGCAGGTCGGTATCGGACCGATCGTCACCGCGAGCATCGTCTTACAGTTGCTCGGCGGTGCGAACCTGCTCGGTCTCGACACGGACGACCCGCGGGATCAGGTGCTCTATCAGGGCCTCCAGAAGCTGCTGGTCGTCATGATGGTGATCCTGACCGGTCTCCCGATGGTGTTCGCCGGCGGCTTCCTGCCAGCCCAGCAGTCGTTGCAACTCGGCGGGTTCATGCTCGATCAGACGGGCGTCCAGATGCTGATGTTCGCCCAGATCTTCGTTGGCGGTGTCCTCATCCTCTACATGGACGAGGTCGTCAGCAAGTGGGGCGTCGGCAGCGGGATCGGCCTGTTCATTATCGCCGGCGTGAGCCAGCGACTGGTCACCGGACTCGTCCAGCCCTCTCAGGGAGGGTTCTTCTTCGACTGGTACCGCATCCTGACGGGGCAAGTCGAAGTCGGCTCACTCATCTCGACGAGCGGTTTGCAAACGCTGCTGATCAACGATGGCCACATCATCGCCCTGCTGACGACCGTGCTGATCTTCGGGATCGTCGTCTACGCGGAGTCGGTCCGCGTCGAGATTCCGCTGAGCCACGCACGAGTCAAGGGTGCTCGCGGTCGCTTCCCCGTGAAGCTCATCTACGCGAGCGTCCTGCCGATGATCCTCGTTCGCGCTGTGCAGGCAAACGTCCAGTTCATGGGCCAGATCATGAACAGTCAGTGGGCCGGCATGCCCAGCTGGCTCGGGACCTACTCGCAGCAGGGCCAGCCCACCGGCGGGTTCTTCTACTACGTGGCCCCGATCTACTCGCCCGAAGACTGGATGTGGTTCAGTGCGAACGTCGCTCAGGAGTGGTGGCAAGTGATGATCCGGATCGGTATCGACGTCACCTTCATGGTCGTCGGTGGCGCAATCTTCGCCATCTTCTGGGTCGAAACCACTGACATGGGCCCCGAATCGACGGCGAAGCAGATCCAGAACTCCGGAATGCAGATCCCCGGCTTCCGACAGAACGTCGGCGTCATCGAGAAGGTCATGGAACGGTACATTCCACAAGTGACCGTCATCGGCGGCGCACTGGTCGGCCTGCTCGCCGTCTGGGCGAACATGCTCGGTACCATCGGCGGTGTGAGCGGAACCGGCCTGCTGCTGGCCGTCTCCATCACGTACAAGCTCTACGAGGAGATCGCCGAGGAGCAGATGATGGAAATGCATCCGATGATGCGCCAGATGTTCGGCGGCGAATAA